GTCCTTCGATCCGAAGGCGGCATAGAGACTGGTCGACCCCACGCCCAGCGCCTTCGTCAGGTCGGAGATGGACGTCGCCTCGTAGCCCTTGGTCCAGAACAGCCTCATGGCCTTCGCCAGTGCGGCCTCCCGGTCGAACTCGCGTGGCCGCCCACGCCCGCGATGCGCGCCGGCGCCGGACGCCGTGGGGACGGAAATATTTTTTTGCATGGATCGCTGCATAAATAGCTTGACCAGCCGGACAGGCCAATCCTACCATTAATGCATCAATCACTGCAAAAATGACGGAACATGAAGAATCTCGAAGGAAAACGCGCACTCGTCACCGGTGGTTCCCGGGGGATCGGAGCCGCCATCGCGCTGGCGCTCGCGGAAAACGGCGCCGACGTCGCACTGACCTTTCAACATTCCACGGACCAGGCGCGGTCGGTCGTGGCCGCGATCGAGCAGATCGGCCGCCGGGGCGTGGCGATCAAGGCCGACAGCGCCGATCCGGCGGACATCAGGAGGTCCGTGCAGCAGGCCGTCGACGCGCTCGGCGGGCTGGACATACTGGTGAACAACGCCGGCATTGCGCGCTACAACACGATCGCCGATTTCAAGCTGGCGGACATCGACGCGCTGCTCGCCGTCAACGTCCGCGGGCCCGTGCTGGCCACGCAGGCGGCCATTCCCCATCTGGGGGCCGGCGGTCGCGTCATCAACATCGGCTCCGCCGGTGCGGACCGCATTGTCGGTGCACAGGGAACGGTGTACTACATGACCAAGTCGGCGCTCCAGTCGTTCACGCGCGGCCTCGCGCACGAACTGGGTCCGAAGGACATCACGGCCAATCTGGTCCAGCCGGGTTCGACCGACACCGACATGAACCCGGCGGATGGCGAGAGTTCGGACTTCCAGCGCAGCCTCACGCCTCTGGGTCGATACGCCACGCCAGCGGACATCGCCGCCGCCGTCGCCTTCCTCGCAAGTCCGGCGGCAAGGCATCTCACCGGCAGCACCATTACGGTCGACGGTGGGTTGCTCGCCTGACCGGCCGCCGATCACTGGAACGCAGGGCATCGGTATAAGAAAAAAAGGCGCTCCTTGCGGAGCGCCTTTTTATTGCAACGGTCCGTGGACCGGCCAGCCGTATCAGCTGTGGTAGGCGGATTCGCCGTGGCAGGTCGTATCCAGGCCTTCGCGTTCAACGTCTTCCGGTACGCGCAGGCCGCAGACCATGTCGGCGATCTTGTACGCGATCCAGGCGACCACGCCCGACCACACCAGCGTCAGGACGACGCCTTCGAACTGCACCCACAGCTGGCCGCCGATTTCGCCGGCCGTCTTCAGGCCGGGGCCGCCCAGGACCTGCGCGTTGAACACGCCGGTCAGCAGCGCGCCGGTGATCCCGCCCACGCCGTGCACGCCGAACACGTCCAGCGCATCGTCTGCCTTCAGCATGCGCTTCAGGCCATTGACGCCCCAGACGCAGATCACGCCGCCGGCGATGCCGATGACGAAGGCGCCAACCATGCCGACCAGGCCGGCGGCGGGGGTGATCGCCACCAGGCCGGCCACGGCGCCGGACGCGGCGCCCAGCATCGAGGGCTTGCCCTTCAGCGCCCATTCGGTGAACAGCCAGGCCAGCACGGCGGCGGCGGTGGCGATCATCGTGTTGAAGAACGCCAGGGTGGCCTGTTCGTTGGACATCAGCGCGGAGCCCGCGTTGAAGCCGAACCAGCCCGTCCACAGCAGGGCCGCGCCGGTCATGACCATCGGCAGGTTGTGCGGCTGCATGGCTTCACGGCCGTAGCCCACGCGCTTGCCGATGACGTAGGCACCCACCAGGCCGGCGATACCGGCGTTGATGTGCACCACCGTGCCGCCGGCGAAGTCCAGCGCGCCCTTGGCGTTCATCAGGCCAGGCGCGGTCTGCGAGGCGAACCACACCATGTGCGCGATGGGCACATAGGCGAAGGTGAACCAGATGACCGTGAAGAGCAGCACCGCGGAAAAGCGCGCACGTTCGGCGAAGCTGCCGACGATCAGCGCGCACGTGATGCCGGCGAAGGTCGCCTGGAAGGACGCGAACAGGAGCTCCGTCAGCGAGCCGGTCATCGCGTACTTGCCGTCGGCCGGCGAGAACATGCCGGAAAAGAAGACGCGCGAGAAGCCGCCGAAAAAGGCATTGCCTTCGGTGAAGGCGAGCGAATAGCCGTAGATGAACCACAACACCAAGCCGACGACGAAGGTACCCATCACCTGCATCAGGACCGACAACACGTTCTTGCTTCGTACCAATCCGCCGTAAAACAGGGCGAGGCCGGGTACCGCCATCATCAACACGAGCAGTGTCGAGACCAGCATCCACGAGATATCTGCTTTATCCATTTCTTATGGCTCCTGTAGCGTCCTTATTGTGTTTACAGTGCTGCTTCGCCGGCTTCGCCCGTACGGATGCGAATGACCTGCTCCAGCCCGGCGACGAAAATCTTGCCGTCTCCGATCTTGCCCGTCCGGGCGGCCTGCTCGATGGTCTCGATGGCTTGTTCGACCAGGCTGTCCGGCACGGCGGCTTCCACGCGCAGCTTGGGCAGAAAGTCGACGGCGTATTCCGCGCCGCGATAAAGTTCGGTGTGGCCCTTCTGCCGGCCAAAGCCCTTGACTTCCGTCACCGTCAGTCCCTGGACCCCTATACCGGACAAAGCCACTCGCACCTCGTCGAGCTTGAAGGGCTTGATGATGGCGATGATGAGTTTCATGGCTGGTTCCTCTTTGGTTGCACGTTGGCCCTGCCTCTAAAGCAAAATCGATGCCATCTTTTTGGTTGAGGGGCGGGGCGTTTTACCTTGGTTACGGAGATCGGCTTGGCGGTCCTGCACCGTACCGGTGCGCACCGTCGCAAGGCATGCTCGTTATTGGTGCATTTTCGGGTGCGCGCGGTGCAAGCCGTGCCGCAACGCTCTACACTGAGGACTGTCCAGGTATCAGGTATGAGGAAAGCCATGAACGCGACGCAATGGATGGAAGACCTGCAAAAGAACATCTCGGATCTGATCGCCCGCAGTCCCGCGGCGGACATTGAGCGCAATGTCCGCGCGATGATGGCGCAAGGGTTTTCGCGGCTGGATCTGGTGACGCGCGAAGAATTCGACGTGCAGGCGGAATTGCTGGCGCGGACCGTGGCCCGCGCGGATCAGCTGGCCGTGCAGATCAGCCAGCTGGAGGCCCGTATCAATGTGCTGGAGGCCGGGCAGAGCAAGGCCGCGCCAGCCGCTGCGGCTGCTTCGGCCGCTTCATCAACGCCGGCCGCCTCGCCCACGCCGGGCGGCCCCACGGGCGCGCAGGGGTAGCCGGGCGCGGCTGCCACCGCCCCACGGTGGCGGCCCGCCGGCGCGGGCGCGCCATCTGCCGTATCAGGGGGCGGCCGGCGCCTGCCGGGTCTGGAACTGACGCGTCAGGAAGTCGAGCAGCGTGCGCGCCGACGCGGACAGGGTGTCCTCGGACCGGTAGGCGATCAGGATGCGCTTGTTGGCCCACGATTCCGTCAGCGGCACCGCGCTGATGCTGAGGATGTCCAGGTACATATCCGCCAGCTGTTTCAACACGAACGAAATGCCCAGGCCCGCGTGCACCATGCGGCACAGGGCGTCGAAGCTGTTGACGCGGATCTTCATTCGTATTTCCCGGCCTATCAGGGCCGCCTGCTGTGCCAGCTTGGCGTTGTAGGCGCTTTCCGCATGCAGGCCGATCAGGGGTTCGTCCAGCAGCTCGGCGAAGCGTACCGAGTCCAGTCCGGCCATGCGGTGCGCACGGGGGAAGATGGCCACCAGGCTGTCCTCGCGGTAGGGACGGCTGACCGCGGCGGCTTCGCCCAGGTACCAGTCGTTGCCGATGCCCAGGTCGGCGCTGCCGTCTTCCACGCTCTTCAGGATTTCGCCGCCGCGTTTTTCTTCCAGTTCGATGCTGACGTCGGGATATGTCCGCGAAAATGCGGCGATGTCTTCCGGCAGGTATTGGTCGATGGACGAGATGTTGGCGACCACGCGGACGGTGCCTTGCAGCCCCGACGCATAACGGCCCAGCGCCGTGCCCATCAGTTGGAGTTCGGCCAGGGCGGCGGACGCGTAGCGCATGACGGTTTCGCCGGCCGCCGTCGGCGTGATGCCGCGCGGCGAACGGTAGAGCAGGGGTACGCCGACTGACTTTTCCAGGTCGGATATGCGCCGGCTGACGGCGGACGGGACGATGCACGCCCGCGCGGCGGCCGCGGCGATGCTATGCGCTTCGCAGGCGTCGACGAAGAGTCGCAGCGACGTCAGGTCCAGCCTGCGCATCAGCGTATCGATGGGCCCGCCTGCGTCTGATGCGCCGTTCGGGTTCATGGTTGTCCTCCAGATCCGTGGTGTAGCCCGGCCATGCCTAGGCGGCCCCGCCTAACCGGCCGTGCCTGGGCGGCCCCGCCTGACCGGCCGTGCCTGACCGGCCGTGCCTAACCGGCCGTGCCGAATCAGCATGTCCCCCCTCTTGAATGAACGCTTGTCGCGGCGCGCCGCGGGGACGAAAGTGCCGACCTGTACCGCTTGCTCGGCCAGCGCGGTCGCCGAGGCGCGCGGCGAGCCGACATGATTCCACAAAATGCGCGGGAGGTAGACACATGACCAACGAAGTACGCATGGTTTCGGCCAGCGGGATCCTGGGCTATGGATTCCCCGAGGCCTCGCTCAAGGCCGCCTTGAAGGCGCGCCCGCACATGATAGGCGTGGACGGCGGCAGCTCGGATCCCGGTCCGCATTACCTGGGCTCCGGCAAGACGCTGAACTCCGTGCTGCAGATGAAGCGCGACCTCCGCCTGCTGCTGCGCGGCGCGATGGAATTGAACATTCCCATGATGATAGGCACCTGCGGTGGCGCTGGCGGCGAGCCGCATCTGCAGGCCTGCGCCGCGCTGGTGCGCGAAATCGCGCGGGAAGAGGGCATGGGCTTCAAGATGGCCCTGATCCACGCCGAGCAGGACAAGCAGGCCCTGAAGGCAGGCATCCGCGCCGGCCGCGTGAAGCCGTTGGGCAAGGCCGGCCCCTTGAGCGAAGACACCGTGGACCGCGCCGAACGCATCGTCGGCATGATGGGTCCCGAGCCGCACCTGTCCGCGCTGCGGTCCGGGGCCCAGGTCATCCTGGCCGGCCGCGGCACCGACCCCGCCCCATGGGTTGCGCTTGCCACGCATCACGGTATTCCGCCGGCGCCCGCGTGGTACGCGGGCAAGCTGCTGGAATGCGCCTGCAACGCCGCCCTGCCGAAAAAGCACGACTGCCTGATCGCCACGGTCGGCACCGACTACGTCGAGGTGGAACCCGCCAATCCGGAGCTGCGCTGCACGCCCTTGTCGGTGTCGGTGCAGGCCCTGCACGAAAGCGCCAGTCCCATCGTCCGTCACGAACCGGGCGGCGTGCTCGATACCAGCGCCTGCGTCATGCAGGCGCTTTCGGACCGTCGCGTGCGCGTTTCGGGCATGGTGTGGCAGCCGGCGCCCTACACCATCAAGCTGGAGGCGGCGGCCTGCTCCGGCTATAGCGCGATTGCCTTCGCCGGCACGCGCGATCCGGGCCTGATCGGGCAGCTGGACAGCTTCATCGCCGGGATCACGGAAGCTTCCCATACCAAGATCGCGGCGCTCGGCATTGCGCGCGACAGCTACCGCATCGTGATCCGCCTGTACGGCAAGGACGGCGTGATGGGTGAGTGGGAGCCCTTGCAGGGTGTACGCAGCCACGAGATCGGCATCCTGGCCGAAGTCGTGGGGGTCACCCAGGAAATCGCCAATGCCGCGCTGGCCCTGACGCGCGTCACGCTGCTGCACAGCGATTTCCCTGGCCGCCTGTGCCGCGAAGGCAATATGGCCTTCCCCTTTTCGCCGTCCGACATCGAACGGGGGCCGGTCTATGAGTTCACCATGCAGCACGTGATCCAGACCGACGACCCGCTGGGGATGTTTCCCATCGAATACGAAACCGTCTAGCCAGGCCTGCCAGGAGCCGCCCCATGATCAGACTCAAAGACATCGCCAAGGCCTGCAAAAGCAAGAATGCCGGCCCCTTCGAATTGACGCTGGACATCATGTTCGACAGCGAGGAAACCTTCGAGAAGGTGCGCCGTTGCGGCGTCATCACGCGCGAGCGCATCGCCGTCTTGTATGGCGTGTCGCCCGACGATGTCCTGTTCACCATATACCCGCCGGCGCTCGCCTTCAAGGCCACCCTGCCGCGCCGCATCGTGTCGGGCGCCATCGGCGACACCGATGTCTATGGCGCGCAGCAGCATGCGCCCCTGCTGGACCTGGAACTGCCGCTGTAGCGCGAGACGAGTCGCCGCAAGACGCGACCGGATAAAAGGAGATTGCCATGTACGCCGCACCCCCGGCGATGAAGACCGAGGTCTTCACGCGTATCCCCGATCGATATCGCAAGGCCGGCCAGCTGTCGGACGAGCGCCTGCGCGCCGGCAAGGGCACACGCGCGACCGACAGCTACATCGAAGGTCCGTCCTTCGACAGGCAGGGCAACCTGTACCTGGTCGACATCGCCTTCGGCCTGGTCTTTCGGGTGTCGCCCGCCGGCGAGGTCACGCAGCTGATCGAGTACGACGGCGAGCCCAACGGGTTGAAGATCCATCGCGACGGCCGCATTTTCGTGGCCGACCACAAGAACGGCATCCTGCTGCTGGATGCGGAGGCCGGGCGCGTCACGCCGCATATCCGGCGCGCGCGCACCGAAGGTTTCAAGGGCCCCAACGATCTGTTCTTCGCCGCCAATGGCGATATGTACTTTACCGACCAGGGCCAGACCGGCTTGCAGGATCCATCCGGGCGCGTATACCGGCAGGGCGCCGACGGCTATTTCGAATGCCTGCTGGATAACGTTCCCAGTCCCAACGGCATCGTCATGAATCCGGCGGAAACCATGCTCTACGTGGCCGCCACCCGCGGGAACTGCGTCTGGCGCGCCATGGTGCTGCCGGATCGCTCGCTGACCCGAGTGGGCCTGTTCGTCCAGATGTCCGGCGGCGCCGGACCGGACGGCATGGCGGTGGACCAGGCCGGCAATCTCTACGTCGCGCATGCCGGGATGGGCGCGGTGTGGAAGTTTTCGCCGCGCGGCGAACCGCTGCTGCGCATCGATTCGTGCATGGGGCATATGACCACCAACATCGCCTTCGGCGGCCAGGACAACCGCGACCTGTTCATCACCGAATCGGAAACCGGCAGCGTGCTCGTGGCGCGCATGGATACGCCGGGCCAGCCGATGTATTCGCACGCGGGCTGAACCGAACTACAGGAACCATCATGGAAGACACGACATCCACCCAAGCGGACGCAACACGCGTGGACCCGGCAAGGGTGCGCGAACTGGCCGCCGCCGTCTACGAAAGCGCCGGCGTACCGGCCGATGACGCCTTGCTGGCCGCCGATACGCTGGTGCAGGCGGACCTGTGGGGCCATCAGTCGCACGGCATGCTGCGGCTCGGCTGGTACTACGCGCGCCTGCGCTCCGGCGCGATGAAGGCCGTGACGGAAACCCGCCTGGCTGTGGATGCCGGCGCGATCGCGGTCCTGGACGGCGGCGACGGCGTCGGACAGGTCGTGGCCCGCCGGGCCGTCGACGAAGCGGTGGGGCGCGCGCGCAAGCACGGCGTGGGCGTGGTCTCCATCCGCAATTCGAATCACTTCGGCACCTGCATGTACTACACGCGCATCGGCGCGCAGCAGGGCTGCGTGATGATGTTGATGAGCAACGCCGGTCCCAACATGGCGCCCTGGGGTGGACTGAAGAAAAAGATAGGCACCAATCCCTGGTCCATCGCCGCGCCCGGCGGCAGCCATCCGCCGGTGGTGATGGACATGGCCAACTCGGGCGTGGCGCGCGGCAAGATCTACCTGGCCAACAAGCGGCGCGAACCCATCCCGTCGCACTGGGCCATCGACGCGCAGGGCAATCCCACCACGGATCCCAAGGCCGCGCTGGAAGGCTTCATCCTGCCCATGGCGGGCCACAAGGGCTATGTGATGGGCGTCATGGTCGACGTCCTGTCCGGCGTGCTGTCGGGCAGCCAGTTCCTGGATCGCGTCCATGGTCCCTATGACCCGGTCAACCGCAGCGGGGCAGGGCACCTGATGATCGCCCTGGACGTGGCGGCATTCCAGCCCATCGAGGAATACAACCGCCGTATCGACGAGTACATCGTTTCATTGAAGGACGTGCCGGTGGCGCCGGGCCATCGCCAGGTCTATTACCCCGGCGAAATGGAGGTCCAGGCCGACGCGGAAAACCGCGCCAATGGCCTGCTTCTGCCCGCCGATACGCTGGCCGATGTCGAGCGCGTGGCGCGGGAGGCGGGCGTGCCGTACCCATACTGATTTCACGGGTCCGGCCGCCACGGCCGTCCCGCAAACAATCGGGGCGCGAGCCCTAAGAACAGGAGGAGATTCCATGAACCGCAGACTGATCATCCAGGCGGGCGTCGCGCTATGCGCGCAAGCCGTGATCGCATCGGCGTCGGCGCAGTCCGCGTCCGACTTTCCCACGCGCACCGTGCGCATCGTTTCCGGACTGGCGGCCGGCAGCAGCATGGACCTGGTCGCGCGCACCATCAGTCCCAAGCTGGCCGAGCTGTGGGGCCAGGCAGTGATCGTCGAAAACCGCGCCGGCGCGGCGGGCAATATTGCCGCCGAGCACGTTGCCCGCGCGGACGACGGCCACACGCTGCTGATCGCGCAGAATGCGATCACGGTCAGCGCGTCGCTATATCCGCGCCTGAAGTACGACTTGCGCAAGGACCTGAAAGCCGTATCGCAGGTGACCGCGATGCCGCACGTCGTCGTGGTGACGCCGACGCTGCCGGTGAAGAACCTGCAGGATTTCATCGCGCTCGCCAAGTCCAAGCCCAACCAGCTGAACTTCAGTTCGGCGGGCATCGGCAACGCCGACGACATGGCGGCCGAACTCTTTGCCACGATGGCCAACCTGCAGA
This genomic interval from Bordetella genomosp. 8 contains the following:
- a CDS encoding acyclic terpene utilization AtuA family protein is translated as MTNEVRMVSASGILGYGFPEASLKAALKARPHMIGVDGGSSDPGPHYLGSGKTLNSVLQMKRDLRLLLRGAMELNIPMMIGTCGGAGGEPHLQACAALVREIAREEGMGFKMALIHAEQDKQALKAGIRAGRVKPLGKAGPLSEDTVDRAERIVGMMGPEPHLSALRSGAQVILAGRGTDPAPWVALATHHGIPPAPAWYAGKLLECACNAALPKKHDCLIATVGTDYVEVEPANPELRCTPLSVSVQALHESASPIVRHEPGGVLDTSACVMQALSDRRVRVSGMVWQPAPYTIKLEAAACSGYSAIAFAGTRDPGLIGQLDSFIAGITEASHTKIAALGIARDSYRIVIRLYGKDGVMGEWEPLQGVRSHEIGILAEVVGVTQEIANAALALTRVTLLHSDFPGRLCREGNMAFPFSPSDIERGPVYEFTMQHVIQTDDPLGMFPIEYETV
- the amt gene encoding ammonium transporter; translated protein: MDKADISWMLVSTLLVLMMAVPGLALFYGGLVRSKNVLSVLMQVMGTFVVGLVLWFIYGYSLAFTEGNAFFGGFSRVFFSGMFSPADGKYAMTGSLTELLFASFQATFAGITCALIVGSFAERARFSAVLLFTVIWFTFAYVPIAHMVWFASQTAPGLMNAKGALDFAGGTVVHINAGIAGLVGAYVIGKRVGYGREAMQPHNLPMVMTGAALLWTGWFGFNAGSALMSNEQATLAFFNTMIATAAAVLAWLFTEWALKGKPSMLGAASGAVAGLVAITPAAGLVGMVGAFVIGIAGGVICVWGVNGLKRMLKADDALDVFGVHGVGGITGALLTGVFNAQVLGGPGLKTAGEIGGQLWVQFEGVVLTLVWSGVVAWIAYKIADMVCGLRVPEDVEREGLDTTCHGESAYHS
- a CDS encoding LysR family transcriptional regulator translates to MNPNGASDAGGPIDTLMRRLDLTSLRLFVDACEAHSIAAAAARACIVPSAVSRRISDLEKSVGVPLLYRSPRGITPTAAGETVMRYASAALAELQLMGTALGRYASGLQGTVRVVANISSIDQYLPEDIAAFSRTYPDVSIELEEKRGGEILKSVEDGSADLGIGNDWYLGEAAAVSRPYREDSLVAIFPRAHRMAGLDSVRFAELLDEPLIGLHAESAYNAKLAQQAALIGREIRMKIRVNSFDALCRMVHAGLGISFVLKQLADMYLDILSISAVPLTESWANKRILIAYRSEDTLSASARTLLDFLTRQFQTRQAPAAP
- a CDS encoding SDR family NAD(P)-dependent oxidoreductase; the encoded protein is MKNLEGKRALVTGGSRGIGAAIALALAENGADVALTFQHSTDQARSVVAAIEQIGRRGVAIKADSADPADIRRSVQQAVDALGGLDILVNNAGIARYNTIADFKLADIDALLAVNVRGPVLATQAAIPHLGAGGRVINIGSAGADRIVGAQGTVYYMTKSALQSFTRGLAHELGPKDITANLVQPGSTDTDMNPADGESSDFQRSLTPLGRYATPADIAAAVAFLASPAARHLTGSTITVDGGLLA
- a CDS encoding P-II family nitrogen regulator yields the protein MKLIIAIIKPFKLDEVRVALSGIGVQGLTVTEVKGFGRQKGHTELYRGAEYAVDFLPKLRVEAAVPDSLVEQAIETIEQAARTGKIGDGKIFVAGLEQVIRIRTGEAGEAAL
- a CDS encoding SMP-30/gluconolactonase/LRE family protein, translated to MYAAPPAMKTEVFTRIPDRYRKAGQLSDERLRAGKGTRATDSYIEGPSFDRQGNLYLVDIAFGLVFRVSPAGEVTQLIEYDGEPNGLKIHRDGRIFVADHKNGILLLDAEAGRVTPHIRRARTEGFKGPNDLFFAANGDMYFTDQGQTGLQDPSGRVYRQGADGYFECLLDNVPSPNGIVMNPAETMLYVAATRGNCVWRAMVLPDRSLTRVGLFVQMSGGAGPDGMAVDQAGNLYVAHAGMGAVWKFSPRGEPLLRIDSCMGHMTTNIAFGGQDNRDLFITESETGSVLVARMDTPGQPMYSHAG
- a CDS encoding DUF4387 domain-containing protein, which encodes MIRLKDIAKACKSKNAGPFELTLDIMFDSEETFEKVRRCGVITRERIAVLYGVSPDDVLFTIYPPALAFKATLPRRIVSGAIGDTDVYGAQQHAPLLDLELPL
- a CDS encoding accessory factor UbiK family protein — translated: MNATQWMEDLQKNISDLIARSPAADIERNVRAMMAQGFSRLDLVTREEFDVQAELLARTVARADQLAVQISQLEARINVLEAGQSKAAPAAAAASAASSTPAASPTPGGPTGAQG
- a CDS encoding tripartite tricarboxylate transporter substrate binding protein; its protein translation is MNRRLIIQAGVALCAQAVIASASAQSASDFPTRTVRIVSGLAAGSSMDLVARTISPKLAELWGQAVIVENRAGAAGNIAAEHVARADDGHTLLIAQNAITVSASLYPRLKYDLRKDLKAVSQVTAMPHVVVVTPTLPVKNLQDFIALAKSKPNQLNFSSAGIGNADDMAAELFATMANLQMMHVPYTGGSQALTAAAAGDVQLYFPGLPVSLPLVKAGKVKALAVTSKTRSPALPDVPTMQEAGLPGYETVLWYGVYAPASMPDATVKRISADIRKALQMPDVKEKLGGAGIDVVGSTPEQFQAYTNSEIDRWATIVRERNLKVD
- a CDS encoding Ldh family oxidoreductase codes for the protein MEDTTSTQADATRVDPARVRELAAAVYESAGVPADDALLAADTLVQADLWGHQSHGMLRLGWYYARLRSGAMKAVTETRLAVDAGAIAVLDGGDGVGQVVARRAVDEAVGRARKHGVGVVSIRNSNHFGTCMYYTRIGAQQGCVMMLMSNAGPNMAPWGGLKKKIGTNPWSIAAPGGSHPPVVMDMANSGVARGKIYLANKRREPIPSHWAIDAQGNPTTDPKAALEGFILPMAGHKGYVMGVMVDVLSGVLSGSQFLDRVHGPYDPVNRSGAGHLMIALDVAAFQPIEEYNRRIDEYIVSLKDVPVAPGHRQVYYPGEMEVQADAENRANGLLLPADTLADVERVAREAGVPYPY